The following coding sequences are from one Candidatus Methylomirabilota bacterium window:
- a CDS encoding ABC transporter permease has product MFGFVVRRAGQAVVVLFLVSVVAFALVFLSGDPVAMMLPTHASEADRIELRRELGLERPIVVQYASFVAHAARGDVGQSVRFNQPVMGLIIGKLPATLLLATTAIALAVAIGIPLGLLSGTRPHSVLDVTGTAVCLLTVSLPSFWIGLMLILLVGDYLRWLPIAGSGGMRHLVLPALTLGAHSTGLITRLTRASVREELGQNYVVTARAKGLSAPTINYKHVLRNALIPTTTVVALQFGALLGGSVIVESVFSWPGVGWLLMQGVFARDLPLVRAVVLVLGGAFIGLNLLVDISYRYLDPRIRY; this is encoded by the coding sequence GTGTTCGGCTTCGTGGTGCGCCGGGCCGGTCAGGCCGTCGTCGTGCTCTTCCTGGTGAGCGTGGTGGCGTTCGCGCTGGTCTTCCTGTCGGGAGATCCGGTGGCCATGATGCTGCCGACCCATGCCAGCGAGGCGGACCGGATCGAGCTCCGGCGGGAGCTGGGCCTGGAGCGCCCGATCGTGGTCCAGTACGCGAGCTTCGTGGCCCACGCCGCCCGGGGAGACGTCGGGCAATCGGTCCGGTTCAACCAGCCGGTGATGGGGCTCATCATCGGGAAGCTGCCGGCCACCCTGCTCCTGGCGACCACGGCCATCGCCCTGGCGGTGGCGATCGGGATCCCGCTGGGGCTGCTCTCCGGCACCCGGCCGCATTCGGTGCTCGACGTGACGGGCACGGCCGTCTGCCTGCTGACCGTCTCGCTGCCCAGCTTCTGGATCGGCCTCATGCTGATCCTGCTCGTCGGCGATTACCTGCGCTGGCTGCCGATCGCCGGGAGCGGGGGGATGCGGCATCTGGTCCTTCCCGCCCTGACGCTGGGGGCGCACAGCACGGGGCTCATCACGCGACTGACCCGGGCCAGCGTGCGGGAGGAGCTGGGCCAGAACTACGTCGTCACCGCGCGCGCCAAGGGGCTGAGCGCCCCCACCATCAACTACAAGCATGTGCTCCGGAACGCCCTGATCCCGACCACCACCGTGGTCGCCCTGCAGTTCGGGGCGCTGCTCGGCGGCTCGGTGATCGTGGAGAGCGTGTTCTCGTGGCCGGGGGTGGGCTGGCTCCTGATGCAGGGCGTGTTCGCCCGCGACCTCCCGCTGGTGCGCGCGGTGGTGCTGGTCCTGGGCGGCGCCTTCATCGGGCTGAACCTGCTGGTCGACATCTCGTACCGCTATCTCGATCCTCGCATCCGATACTGA
- a CDS encoding amidohydrolase family protein, which yields MGWVFVDCAVIDCTGGPPLPDAAVLVEGERIVEVAPRREVLSRAGHDHRVLELDGATLLPGLWDAHIHLGGVVPPWYERFGEHESESEYAYRCVRKATDNLMAGITSLRTMSDRFNADLHLRAAIERGFLVGPRLFVAGDALWSRQVAGDAEFRRRARALLWAGVDHIKLFASSGIPHRGETVAHPICTTAELRAAVEEAHRWRKPACVHAIGDEAVVMGAEAGADVIEHGFVLGDEGIAAMAKHGTVYSPQLTVTAAWNEGSMRDAGCYPEWLIGNAREAGAQHHAAFRKAVRAGLPIIAGVDNLPRQPLAVGIETFEGRPALVTELRLMIENGLSPMQALLAATANTARVCGAGRSLGTIEPGKLADLIVVPGDPLADIGTLHDVRLVMKGGAVIRSSYRLAEDRRVPATHGAAGRPGAGDRRPPAGP from the coding sequence GTGGGCTGGGTGTTCGTCGATTGCGCGGTGATCGACTGTACGGGCGGACCGCCGCTTCCGGACGCCGCCGTGCTGGTCGAGGGCGAGCGCATCGTCGAGGTCGCGCCGCGCCGGGAAGTCCTCAGCCGGGCGGGTCATGATCACCGGGTCCTCGAGCTCGACGGCGCCACCCTGCTGCCGGGGCTGTGGGACGCCCACATCCACCTGGGCGGCGTCGTGCCGCCCTGGTACGAGCGGTTCGGGGAGCACGAGTCCGAGAGCGAGTACGCGTACCGGTGTGTCCGCAAGGCGACCGACAACCTGATGGCGGGGATCACCTCCCTGCGCACCATGTCCGACCGGTTCAATGCCGACCTCCACCTCAGGGCGGCCATCGAGCGCGGCTTCCTGGTCGGCCCGCGCCTGTTCGTCGCCGGCGACGCCCTGTGGAGCCGGCAGGTGGCCGGCGATGCCGAGTTCCGCCGCCGGGCGCGCGCGCTCCTCTGGGCCGGCGTCGACCACATCAAGCTCTTCGCCTCGTCCGGCATCCCGCACCGCGGGGAGACCGTCGCCCACCCCATCTGCACCACGGCCGAGCTGCGGGCCGCGGTCGAGGAAGCGCACCGCTGGCGGAAGCCCGCCTGTGTCCACGCGATCGGGGACGAGGCGGTCGTGATGGGCGCCGAGGCCGGGGCCGACGTCATCGAGCACGGGTTCGTGCTGGGCGACGAGGGCATCGCCGCCATGGCGAAGCACGGCACGGTGTATTCCCCCCAGCTCACCGTCACCGCGGCCTGGAACGAGGGCTCCATGCGGGACGCGGGCTGCTACCCCGAGTGGCTCATCGGGAACGCCAGGGAGGCGGGCGCCCAGCATCACGCCGCGTTCCGGAAGGCGGTGCGGGCGGGCCTCCCGATCATCGCGGGCGTGGACAACCTGCCTCGCCAGCCGCTCGCGGTCGGCATCGAGACCTTCGAGGGTCGGCCGGCGCTCGTCACCGAGCTCCGGCTCATGATCGAGAACGGCCTCAGCCCCATGCAGGCCCTGCTGGCGGCCACCGCGAACACCGCCCGCGTCTGTGGCGCGGGTCGCTCGCTGGGGACGATCGAGCCAGGCAAGCTGGCCGATCTCATCGTGGTCCCCGGCGATCCCCTCGCCGACATCGGGACCCTCCACGACGTCAGGCTGGTCATGAAGGGCGGCGCGGTCATCCGGTCGAGCTACCGGCTCGCCGAGGACCGGCGAGTCCCGGCGACCCACGGGGCCGCGGGTCGGCCCGGGGCCGGCGACCGCCGGCCGCCGGCCGGCCCCTGA